AAACGGCTGCGTTTTTAAGCCACGCCCGTTCGGCCTTCAATATGATCAGACCGCCCGGCGCGGGCGTTCAAAATGGGAGACGCGAATTCCCGCGTGGTTTCTCACCGCGGATCGCATTCATCGAAAAGCAGCCCAAAATAAACCCGGGGCCCGCGATGTCGGAGGTCCGGCACCGCGCAGCCCCGGGCGGGATTCTAGCTGCGGCCGCTATTTGGAAGGGGTCGGATCGGCTTCCCGGGATTCCTTCTCCTGGAGATACGCATCGAACGCCGCCCGGCCTTCGCTTTGCCAATATTCTCGGAAATGACGCCAGTGCTTGCCGTTGCCGGGAACGCCGTCAATCCCGGCAGGGCCGTCCGCTTCGCCGCGGCACTTCCCAAAGCGGGAGTGGACGTGCCGTTCAAATCGGTCGTGGTGGCGTTTGTGGACTTGCCCGTGGCTGCCGAAGAGGAGCTTGGCCAGCAGGACGAGGCCGAACGCCTGCCAGTAGGTGATGGTCTTGAACCCGAAGAGGCCCGGCATCAGCCAATTCCAAAGGGCTTGCACAACCAAGCCGAACAGAAATGCGAATAGGACCGCCAAGGCCACTCCGCCCAGCACTAGGCCGGCGATATGGAGCGCCTTTCGCCCGTGCCGGGCCGCCTGGCCCGGCTCGCGTAGATGCTCGCGATGACTCATTTGAGACTCCTTTTTTCGTCGTTGATCGTCTGACCGGTCAGTTCTTTCCTAAGCTTGTCGAGGGCTCGGCTCTTGCGGGCCAGCAAGGTTCCGATCGGAACCTCCCATTCGGCCGCCAGTTCCTTGAATGTCCGTCCCTCCAATTCCGTCGCCAAGATGATCGCCTTTTCCTCGGCGGCTAGACCATCCATGGCGATGAATACTTCGTCGAGCATTTCCCGCCGTTCGAACTCGAGCGTGGGGTCGAGGCCGGTGTCGAGAATCTCTTCCAACAGGGGAAGATCATCCCGCCGCTTCCGGAAGCGATCGACGATCCGATTGCGCAGAGCCTGATAGACAAACGCGCCGAGGTCCCGAATTGGGATCGTCGGATCGGCTCGATCGAAAAGTCCGACCATGACGTCTTGGACGATGTCCTCGGCGTCATGGCCGGCGGCCTCGCCGATGCGGCGGCGGACGTAGCCGACGAACGCGTCTCGCTTGTCCCTCAAGAGTGTGGTCCAACCGTCCATGCCGGTATTGTCCTATCGCGTTCCTCACTATTCAAGACGCACGGGCGAAGGAATTATTGCATTGGTTCCGCCCGGAGCGATATTGGTCAGAAGCAAGGCAAATTGAAACTAGCCGGTGCGCGTTTGATCGTCCCGGATGATCCGGCTAAACGCCCTGATGCTAAGCAATTGATGTGGCATAACGAGGAACGGTTCCTGGGATGAATTACGACGAGATCGAACTCGACAGAAACATCCGTCTCGCAGCCTTTGATTTTTTGGCCGAGCAGATCGAACGGGAGGGTGAAGTCCTTTCGTTTCAGATTCTGGCGCAAGGTTTCTTTTATAAAGGGGAGAGGATTTGTCTGCTGGGACCGCAAGGCATTTTCAAGCCAAGGATCCTCCCATGGCCCGATGCTTCAGTGGGGATTGCAGGCATTTCAGGACACGCGGATCATCCTGCCTCGAAGGCGCGATGAATGGCCGGATAGAGAGGCCCTGGAAGAACGATTTAGCCGATTTTTGGTTTCCAGCTGAAGCGTTCGCTCATTTGAGCGTGCGGTAGACCGCGGAAGCGATGGTGATGTCCTGGACGGCTACTCCGGTCAGGTCGACGACCGTGATCTGGTCTTCCGACGTTCGGCCTTTCTCCCGGCCCGAGATGACGGCTCCCATCTCGATGCAGCGATCTTCCGTGATCCGGCCCGATTCGAGCGCCTGGTGAATCTCGCCCCGCAGCCGGCATTGGGACAGGCTGTCGGCCATGACCACGTCGGCCCTGGCCAGGATGTCCGAATCGAGCTCCTGTTTTTCCGGAGTATCCGAGCCGACGGCGGTGATGTGAGTGCCCGGCCTCAAGTCTGAGGCCAAGAGGATGGGGCGTTTCGACGGCGTTGCTGTGACGATCAAATTGCATGTATACAGGATCTCATGCGCATCCATCGCGGCTTCTACCGCAAAGCCTCGGGCTTCCATATCCAGCTTGAAGTTCCCCATCTCGCCTGGAAAGGGGGTCCATAGCAGGACGTCCCGGCAGTCCGTTACGCGCGCTAGCCATTCGAGCTGAAGTTTCGCCTGGACTCCCGCGCCGACGATGCCGATGCGCTCGACCTTGCGGGGCGCGCAGTATTTGGCCGCTATCGCGCCGGCAACGG
The Candidatus Aminicenantes bacterium genome window above contains:
- a CDS encoding sigma-70 family RNA polymerase sigma factor codes for the protein MDGWTTLLRDKRDAFVGYVRRRIGEAAGHDAEDIVQDVMVGLFDRADPTIPIRDLGAFVYQALRNRIVDRFRKRRDDLPLLEEILDTGLDPTLEFERREMLDEVFIAMDGLAAEEKAIILATELEGRTFKELAAEWEVPIGTLLARKSRALDKLRKELTGQTINDEKRSLK
- a CDS encoding ornithine cyclodeaminase family protein, whose translation is LILDKGEVHIKSGFITGEDFYVIKIASGFYGNPDRGLPSGNGCMLLFKQSTGEPVAVLLDEGHLTDVRTAVAGAIAAKYCAPRKVERIGIVGAGVQAKLQLEWLARVTDCRDVLLWTPFPGEMGNFKLDMEARGFAVEAAMDAHEILYTCNLIVTATPSKRPILLASDLRPGTHITAVGSDTPEKQELDSDILARADVVMADSLSQCRLRGEIHQALESGRITEDRCIEMGAVISGREKGRTSEDQITVVDLTGVAVQDITIASAVYRTLK